The Chloroflexota bacterium genome window below encodes:
- a CDS encoding queuosine precursor transporter, which yields MPQPALIILWIVGITSFTLLGAWYARRFAKPDALIGLYVVFVALSQIVAVKVAEYDLGFVTVTAPAAVLIYSVTYLFTDIVNERFGRREAHKMILIAFVTQLAMVFFIWLGTELPPAPFWRDQQAWESIVGVVPRITVASWVAFLVSANLDAWVYDVFRRLTKGRHLWMRNAFSSIPALAIDTLLFISIAFWGRLPMIPLIEGQLYTKWLVGLINMPFMYLNRWIVFKRPRD from the coding sequence CTGCCGCAACCCGCATTAATCATACTGTGGATAGTGGGCATAACCAGCTTCACTCTCCTCGGAGCCTGGTATGCCAGGCGATTCGCGAAGCCCGATGCTCTCATAGGCCTCTACGTAGTGTTCGTGGCTCTCAGCCAGATCGTGGCCGTCAAGGTGGCGGAGTATGATCTGGGGTTCGTTACCGTCACTGCTCCCGCCGCTGTTCTGATCTACTCTGTCACCTACCTCTTCACTGATATCGTCAACGAGAGGTTTGGCCGGCGGGAAGCGCACAAAATGATACTCATCGCCTTTGTAACACAGTTGGCGATGGTCTTCTTCATCTGGCTGGGTACGGAGTTGCCGCCAGCGCCTTTCTGGAGAGACCAGCAAGCTTGGGAATCAATTGTGGGGGTGGTGCCGCGAATTACCGTAGCCTCATGGGTGGCCTTCCTGGTGAGTGCGAATCTCGATGCCTGGGTATATGACGTCTTCAGAAGGCTAACTAAAGGGAGGCACCTCTGGATGAGAAACGCCTTTAGTTCCATCCCGGCGCTGGCCATTGACACCTTGCTCTTCATCTCCATAGCCTTCTGGGGCCGCCTGCCCATGATACCCTTGATAGAGGGACAGCTCTACACCAAATGGCTCGTCGGTCTCATCAACATGCCCTTCATGTACCTTAACAGGTGGATAGTCTTTAAGCGACCCAGAGATTGA